The following are from one region of the Carassius auratus strain Wakin chromosome 13, ASM336829v1, whole genome shotgun sequence genome:
- the LOC113112934 gene encoding cell division cycle and apoptosis regulator protein 1-like isoform X2, with protein MAQFGGQKNPPWAAQFAATAVSQPGHSGQSLDLNSLHSLGVQQPSLLGASPMYTQQSALASLNTQSAANYQLSQQTAALQQQAAAAAAAALQQSQINSALQQYQQQQQQQQQQQQQPPQAPPQHPPHQQTLYNVPHQLPQPQQALLSQPPVALPTSLSLSNPQQTAQITVSYPTPRSSHQQQTQPQKQRVFTGVVSKLHDTFGFVDEDVFFQLSAVKGKTPQVGDRVLVEAVYNPNMPFKWNAQRIQTLPQLPNQTHQPPQPLPQVSPQLSSFYSEAGMQRYSDMHSAVDSRQNNQPPGPNMMKQGPTMLQSLPPPTTFSVQAQGPPPSLLQAQLSAASLAPLLQNPPQPLLPQPPPKDSVFSGGLLQPPVRMMPQPQQVRRVDPSPRFPSRSDRPELILRKDDRSRERDRERRRSRERSPPRKRSRDRSPRRERSPRRPRKVVPRYTVQFSKFSLDSYNCDVMELRRRYQSLYIPSDFFDAVFTWVDAFPLTRPFTFGNYCNFHIMHKEVDSLVKNTAVLDPHDANHTYSAKVMLLANPSLDELYHKSCALAEDPAELRDSFQHPARLIKFLVGMRGKDEAMAIGGHWSPSLDGADPENDASVLIKTAIRCCKALTGIDLSLCTQWYRFAEIRYHRPEETHKGRTVPAHVETVVLFLPDVWHCLPTRSEWEGLSRGLKEQLAEKLVAERKEADGEQEEEDKDEDDSKEVTTPTHWAKLDPKSMKVNDLRKELESRTLSSKGLKSQLIARLTKQLKVEEQVEESKEPEKPEPPSVEEDESCRPEDDREEEERKRQEEQERQRRERRYVLPDEPTIIVHPNWAAKNGKFDCSIMSLSVLLDYRLEDNKEHSFEVSLFAELFNEMLQRDFGYRIYKAFTCLPSKDERKDKKEKTKKEADRRDVKKERDEENGEPTTKRMREEDEKRKDEEKERGIKREESKDDDDNEDGSSNNNADEYDPLEAEDADDYDDDDKDDEDSNGRDRRDDRRDERKSKERSSKDKDEKKKQMVTFNKDLLMAFVYFDQSHSGYLLEKDLEEIMYTLGLHLSRAQVKKLLNKPLVRESCHYRKLTDRPKDEPSPTLTSDALTDNLLGNQSLLPSLKVKRESEDSSESSSLIVYKGSMVDVGSMMQKLEKSEKTREEIEQKLMQQDIKMEEDSKHIAELEAAHRSLQRELEEVKNNLRETENNLRASDQQKGSFEHQLHSTVSSLDTIMKEIQGVLSQGDPSEDSDQKTQANGSDE; from the exons ATGGCCCAATTCGGGGGTCAGAAGAACCCTCCGTGGGCGGCCCAGTTCGCCGCCACAGCAGTTTCACAGCCCGGCCACTCAggacagtcactggacctgaacagTTTACACT CGTTAGGAGTACAGCAGCCGTCCCTCTTGGGAGCGTCTCCTATGTACACTCAGCAGTCGGCTTTAGCCTCCCTCAACACACAGTCGGCTGCCAACTACCAGCTCTCGCAGCAGACGGCAGCGCTCCAGCAACAGGCCGCAGCAGCCGCTGCTGCAGCATTACAGCAG TCGCAGATCAATTCAGCCCTGCAGCAGtatcagcagcagcaacaacaacaacaacagcagcagcagcagccgccTCAAGCCCCCCCACAACACCCTCCACATCAACAAACTCTATACAACGTCCCACATCAG CTTCCACAACCCCAACAAGCCCTGCTATCACAG CCCCCTGTTGCCTTGCCCACCAGCCTGAGCCTGTCAAACCCCCAGCAGACGGCACAGATAACCGTATCCTACCCGACCCCGCGCTCCAGCCACCAGCAGCAGACCCAACCCCAAAAGCAGCGTGTTTTCACGGGGGTCGTCAGCAAGCTACACGATACTTTCGGCTTTGTTGATGAGGATGTCTTCTTCCAGCTCAG tgcGGTTAAGGGGAAAACACCCCAAGTCGGCGATCGTGTTCTGGTGGAAGCTGTCTACAATCCCAACATGCCTTTCAAGTGGAATGCCCAGCGCATCCAGACGTTACCTCAGCTGCCCAACCAAACG CACCAGCCGCCTCAGCCCTTACCTCAGGTTTCCCCACAGCTGTCCAGCTTTTACTCTGAAGCAGGAATGCAGCGCTACTCTGACATGCACTCTGCGGTGGATTCAAGACAAAAT AACCAGCCACCAGGGCCAAACATGATGAAACAAGGTCCCACCATGCTGCAGTCTCTCCCCCCACCCACCACGTTCAGCGTCCAGGCCCAGGGACCTCCTCCGTCTCTTCTGCAGGCCCAGCTCTCTGCTGCCTCTCTGGCCCCACTGCTGCAGAACCCCCCACAGCCCCTGCTTCCCCAGCCTCCCCCTAAAG ACTCTGTGTTCTCAGGGGGTTTGCTACAGCCCCCGGTGCGGATGATGCCTCAGCCGCAACAGGTGAGGCGTGTGGACCCCTCACCCCGCTTCCCCAGCCGCAGTGACCGACCAGAACTCATCCTGAGGAAAGATGACCGCAG TCGGGAAAGAGATCGAGAGCGAAGGAGATCAAGAGAACGTTCACCCCCACGGAAGCGTTCTAGAGACCGGTCTCCTCGCAGAGAGCGCTCTCCAAGACGGCCACGCAAAGTCGTCCCAAGATATACAGTGCAGTTCTCCAAATTCTCTCTCGATAG TTACAACTGTGACGTGATGGAGTTGCGGCGGAGGTATCAGAGCCTCTACATCCCCAGTGACTTCTTTGACGCGGTGTTTACCTGGGTAGACGCCTTTCCCTTAACACGGCCTTTCACTTTTGGAAACTACTGTAACTTCCACATCATGCATAAAGAGGTGGACTCTCTGGTGAAGAACACGGCTGTGCTGGACCCCCATGATGCCAATCACACGTACAGCGCAAAG GTAATGCTACTGGCCAATCCTAGTCTAGATGAGCTGTACCATAAGTCCTGTGCTCTGGCAGAAGATCCAGCAGAGCTGAGAGACTCCTTCCAGCACCCTGCCCGCCTCATCAAG TTCCTGGTGGGGATGCGGGGCAAGGACGAGGCTATGGCCATCGGGGGTCACTGGTCTCCCTCTTTGGATGGGGCCGACCCGGAAAACGATGCCTCGGTTCTTATAAAGACAGCCATTCGTTGTTGTAAGGCTCTGACAGGCATTGATCTGAGTTTATGTACCCAGTG GTATCGTTTTGCAGAGATACGCTATCACCGCCCTGAGGAGACTCACAAAGGGCGGACAGTCCCCGCACATGTGGAGACAGTGGTTTTATTTCTCCCGGATGTTTGGCATTGTCTTCCTACCCGCTCAGAGTGGGAGGGCCTGTCCCGTGGACTCAAGGAGCAGCTGGCAGAGAAACTCGTGGCTGAACGGAAGGAGGCTGATGGAGAACAG GAGGAGGAGGATAAGGATGAAGATGATTCAAAGGAAGTCACTACCCCAACTCACTGGGCCAAGCTTGATCCAAAATCCATGAAG GTCAATGACTTGCGTAAGGAGTTGGAGAGCCGTACACTGAGCTCTAAAGGGCTGAAGTCTCAGCTGATCGCTCGCCTCACCAAACAGCTGAAGGTGGAGGAGCAGGTGGAGGAGTCAAAGGAGCCGGAGAAGCCCGAACCTCCGAGTGTGGAGGAAGATGAGTCCTGCAGACCGGAGGATGACCGAGAG GAAGAGGAGCGAAAGCGACAGGAGGAGCAGGAACGTCAGCGCAGAGAGAGACGTTATGTTCTGCCAGATGAGCCCACCATTATCGTCCACCCCAACTGGGCTGCCAAGAACGGCAAATTCGACTGCAGCATCATGTCCTTGAGTGTGCTGCTGGACTACAGACTCGAGGATAATAAAGAGCACTCGTTTGAG GTGTCTTTGTTTGCTGAATTATTCAATGAGATGCTTCAGCGAGACTTTGGCTACAGGATCTACAAAGCATTCACTTGTCTTCCGAGCAAGGACGAGAGGAAAgacaaaaaagagaaaactaaAAAAGAGGCAGACCGGAGGGACGTGAAGAAGGAGAGGGATGAAGAAAATGGAGAGCCGACCACGAAGAGAATGagagaggaggatgagaagaggAAG GATGAGGAGAAGGAGAGGGGTATTAAAAGAGAAGAATCCAAAGATGACGATGATAATGAAGAcggcagcagcaacaacaacgcTGATGAATACGACCCATTGGAGGCAGAGGACGCAGACGACTACGATGATGATG ACAAAGATGATGAAGACTCTAATGGCAGGGACCGAAGAGACGACCGGCGAGATGAACGGAAATCCAAAGAGAGGTCATCTAAAGATAAA GATGAGAAGAAAAAACAGATGGTGACGTTTAACAAGGATCTGCTGATGGCCTTTGTGTACTTCGACCAGAGTCACAGCGGCTACCTGCTGGAGAAGGACTTGGAGGAGATCATGTACACGCTGGGCTTGCATCTCTCCAGAGCTCAG gtgAAGAAATTGTTAAACAAACCACTTGTTCGAGAGTCTTGCCATTATCGAAAGTTAACGGACAGACCTAAGGACGAGCCGAGCCCCACACTGACCTCCGATGCTCTGACAGACAACCTTTTAG GTAACCAGAGCTTGCTGCCCAGTCTAAAGGTCAAGCGGGAATCAGAGGACAGCAGCGAGTCGTCTAGCCTGATCGTCTACAAGGGATCGATGGTGGATGTGGGAAGCATGATGCAGAAGCTGGAGAAGAGTGAGAAAACCCGCGAGGAAATTGAGCAGAAGCTCATGCAGCAGGACATCAAAATGG AGGAGGACTCAAAGCATATAGCGGAGCTAGAAGCAGCCCACCGCAGCCTTCAGAGGGAGCTGGAGGAGGTGAAGAACAATCTCAGAGAGACCGAGAACAACCTGAGAGCCTCGGACCAGCAGAAAGGCAGCTTTGAGCATCAGCTCCACAGCACAGTGTCCAGCCTCGACACCATCATGAAGGAGATCCAGGGCGTTCTATCACAA GGTGACCCTTCAGAAGACAGTGACCAAAAAACTCAAGCTAATGGCTCCGATGAGTGA